In a genomic window of Saccharothrix sp. HUAS TT1:
- a CDS encoding helix-turn-helix transcriptional regulator: MPKTSARLLALLSLLQARRDWPGTLLADRLEVSPRTVRRDVDRLRELGYPIVTTKGPDGGYRLGTGAQLPPLLFDDEQAIALAVALRIATGAGVGIEEAAARALHTVRQVMPARLRHRIDTLQVTSVEPAAARLDSGVLTAISAAVHAREVLRFDYRPVSRTDAGPPRRVEPHHLVTRGGRWYLVAWDLDRDDWRIFRADRVDPRTPTGPRFAPREVPGGSAAAFVTSRFRGSDGTGDWPCRGEVVLALPAAEVSPFLPDGVVEELGPDRCRLTLGSWSWPGLAAAVGRFDADVEVVGPAELRAAFARLARRYAEAARER; this comes from the coding sequence GTGCCGAAGACCTCCGCTCGACTGCTGGCGCTGCTGTCGTTGTTGCAGGCGCGCCGGGACTGGCCGGGGACGCTGCTGGCCGACCGGCTGGAGGTAAGCCCGCGGACCGTGCGCCGCGACGTCGACCGCCTGCGCGAGCTGGGCTACCCCATCGTCACCACCAAGGGACCGGACGGTGGTTACCGGCTCGGCACGGGCGCGCAGCTGCCGCCGCTGCTGTTCGACGACGAACAGGCCATCGCCCTCGCCGTGGCGCTGCGGATCGCCACCGGCGCCGGCGTCGGCATCGAGGAGGCCGCGGCGCGCGCGTTGCACACGGTCCGCCAGGTCATGCCCGCCCGGTTGCGCCACCGCATCGACACCCTCCAGGTGACCTCGGTCGAACCGGCCGCGGCGCGGCTCGACAGCGGTGTGCTGACGGCGATCAGCGCCGCCGTGCACGCCCGCGAGGTGCTGCGCTTCGACTACCGGCCGGTGTCCCGGACCGACGCCGGCCCGCCGCGCCGGGTGGAACCGCACCACCTCGTCACCAGGGGCGGGCGCTGGTACCTCGTCGCGTGGGACCTCGACCGCGACGACTGGCGGATCTTCCGCGCCGACCGGGTCGACCCGCGCACCCCCACCGGCCCCCGGTTCGCGCCACGAGAGGTGCCCGGCGGTTCCGCGGCCGCGTTCGTGACGAGCAGGTTCCGCGGCTCCGACGGCACCGGCGACTGGCCCTGCCGCGGCGAGGTGGTCCTCGCCCTGCCCGCCGCCGAGGTGTCGCCGTTCCTGCCGGACGGCGTGGTCGAAGAACTCGGCCCGGACCGCTGCCGGCTCACCCTCGGCTCGTGGTCGTGGCCCGGACTGGCGGCCGCCGTCGGCAGGTTCGACGCCGACGTCGAGGTCGTCGGACCGGCCGAGCTCAGGGCCGCCTTCGCCCGACTGGCCCGCCGCTACGCCGAGGCGGCCCGGGAACGCTGA